The following are encoded together in the Candidatus Tumulicola sp. genome:
- a CDS encoding LuxR C-terminal-related transcriptional regulator, which produces MSTSRNALKTRQWHDALRQAFNSGQYRKAASIFEEHEGGSEPIDIVLVAASSRMRTDPAEVLRRLVGLKVPTSNIRLSIERESLLAEAHARTGAFDAADENLQRAVHAALQLGDPEVIAALGYRAVRRYLLEERPANARASLELAQRGVSRRAAIYAAYCETLILPYEERVFEQANKLIEVLRSIDPAGTDFTEIRVWGTHTLAALARELYLPAAIPEVERQLDGVPLPEDFAHNVFQAYRALAWAKALQGDYFNAFRNLKKATSTSDTIAWKVVAACDRAYLAGCFDEHCWSRVELDEAEALADTVDWHSTLGEERIGLLQLAELFGKIDSGRSAMYLARYRELGELRSPLYNRHDARRSAYAQYAAGSVELALGNRKRALTELRAARTVFERFGFDARAARCLLDEFAITRNRALLPSIRERLLHYRESWLWREYQKVSGPAETLLPPMQQRVFEELCEGKSTAEIAHTLSRSEFTISNHIKQIFKAFGVKTRQSLLVEAVRRGMAPTMR; this is translated from the coding sequence GTGAGTACTTCTCGAAACGCTCTCAAGACACGGCAATGGCACGACGCTCTCAGGCAAGCTTTTAATAGCGGACAGTATCGCAAGGCTGCTTCAATCTTCGAAGAGCATGAGGGTGGAAGCGAACCGATTGATATCGTCCTGGTAGCAGCGTCTTCTCGTATGCGGACTGATCCTGCGGAAGTGCTTCGCCGCCTCGTTGGTTTGAAAGTGCCCACTTCAAACATTCGCCTGTCGATCGAAAGGGAGAGCCTTCTAGCGGAAGCACATGCTCGCACTGGAGCGTTTGATGCGGCCGACGAAAATCTCCAGAGGGCAGTCCACGCGGCGCTTCAGCTCGGCGACCCGGAGGTCATCGCGGCTCTAGGATATCGAGCCGTGCGACGTTATCTTCTGGAAGAGCGTCCGGCTAATGCTCGCGCAAGCTTAGAGCTAGCGCAGCGCGGAGTATCTCGCCGAGCGGCTATCTATGCCGCGTACTGCGAAACGCTCATTTTGCCTTACGAAGAACGCGTCTTCGAGCAGGCAAACAAACTGATCGAAGTTTTGCGATCGATTGATCCTGCGGGCACAGATTTTACGGAGATTCGTGTGTGGGGAACGCATACGCTTGCGGCTCTCGCCCGAGAGTTGTACTTACCTGCCGCCATACCGGAGGTCGAACGCCAACTCGACGGGGTCCCGCTGCCGGAAGATTTTGCTCACAACGTTTTTCAGGCGTACAGAGCGCTGGCTTGGGCGAAGGCCTTGCAGGGTGATTATTTCAATGCTTTTCGAAATCTCAAGAAAGCGACGTCTACGAGCGACACCATTGCTTGGAAGGTGGTCGCCGCTTGCGACCGCGCCTATTTGGCCGGATGCTTTGACGAACATTGCTGGTCACGCGTGGAGCTGGACGAGGCCGAAGCACTCGCCGACACCGTAGATTGGCACTCTACGCTCGGCGAAGAACGAATCGGTCTCTTGCAATTGGCCGAACTATTCGGCAAGATCGACTCAGGAAGGTCGGCTATGTACCTAGCACGTTACCGCGAGCTTGGAGAACTGCGTTCGCCTCTGTATAATCGTCACGACGCTCGTCGCTCAGCTTATGCGCAGTACGCAGCCGGAAGTGTCGAGCTCGCGCTCGGCAACCGAAAGCGTGCGCTCACCGAACTGCGTGCCGCACGAACTGTTTTTGAGCGCTTCGGCTTCGACGCACGTGCCGCGCGCTGTCTTCTCGACGAGTTTGCGATCACGCGGAATCGGGCGCTCCTTCCGTCCATCCGTGAGCGTCTGCTGCATTACCGCGAGAGCTGGCTCTGGCGAGAATACCAAAAAGTGTCAGGCCCGGCTGAAACGCTTCTGCCTCCGATGCAGCAGCGCGTCTTTGAAGAGCTTTGCGAAGGCAAGTCCACTGCGGAGATTGCCCACACCTTAAGTCGAAGCGAGTTCACGATTAGCAATCACATCAAGCAGATATTCAAAGCCTTTGGGGTTAAGACGCGCCAATCGCTTCTGGTTGAAGCCGTTCGTCGAGGTATGGCCCCGACGATGCGGTGA
- a CDS encoding glycosyl hydrolase family 28-related protein, protein MSSTPGIFNVLDYGAAGNGITDDTPSIQAAINAAFVANGGIVYLPKGTYLIDGGTIVRGSAPGDVSGAQCMGTAAMPPGVSWALESNLQTGYAGPNYPYSLNPTGGGTLPDGMLPNGPLLLFDNVTLLGDGPDLTILIAGENIYDGWIFNPAGQMYPPPPAHGSLVPLPQLGAIITTWNNWASWPLMSSSGPGYPDVDGYAAHNCYVKELSVDGQADQGVNAGKPLHLFDPTGVGSSDVINPEIVFAEGADTSIPWGTLYGAAVSLQMTLNCGVQRVRVINANVNGINLTGTQNVNAHANGPVPESFQQLTAPLTGNPDGLDVYVPPVVMASMSASNVPTINGFIRDCEVDLNFPFWVGGTRPESGHGRTGGSDGSLPIRAVGCASVVVAGNRVGIHNQPSNFAQFPPAAPYQNYPEVPPNTDDAMDCPGCWHMLIIDNIITNCGDGVGSEGNGVMTVARNIFHNFGSVGVDAPSNSGKTCSQTIIADNVFFLSADSGQPQMAINIDEQIPSSPGGLDPYRSGQNFGSGDVSQQATSQQGDLIICDNVFYGPGNNMMINLAAWGAIVKGNIFDFAAGGSVEPVYSHTPYNNPLEFVAVGSGTDGWPFPSCTGIAVKGNQIIISDNIFRNACPAGETNEDVIGISFPNSFPPPLQGVDTTRVIIKGNMFDGTIGVPIQDNSSGSDGLLGVRITDNIGVNPVGPLTVSLVGSSPPNGTVFANPYPYDCLVNVAAGMSTVTVHLYGVAFGAIATGQQRALLVKAGGTIELSWSGGAAPTWAWAGM, encoded by the coding sequence GTGAGTTCGACTCCTGGCATCTTTAACGTACTCGACTACGGAGCCGCTGGCAACGGGATTACTGACGATACGCCGTCGATTCAAGCGGCCATCAATGCTGCCTTCGTTGCAAACGGCGGTATCGTTTATCTTCCGAAAGGCACCTACCTTATTGACGGAGGAACGATCGTCAGGGGATCTGCTCCGGGCGACGTTTCTGGCGCTCAGTGCATGGGAACGGCCGCAATGCCGCCAGGAGTCAGTTGGGCTCTAGAATCGAACCTGCAAACGGGTTACGCCGGCCCAAACTATCCCTACTCACTAAACCCGACTGGAGGAGGGACGCTGCCGGACGGCATGTTGCCCAATGGTCCACTTCTGCTGTTCGACAATGTGACATTGCTTGGGGATGGGCCCGACCTTACGATCCTGATCGCCGGAGAAAACATCTACGACGGATGGATTTTCAATCCGGCAGGTCAGATGTATCCGCCCCCACCGGCACACGGAAGTCTTGTGCCGCTTCCGCAGCTCGGTGCCATCATCACGACGTGGAACAACTGGGCGTCTTGGCCATTAATGAGCTCCTCGGGTCCTGGCTACCCTGACGTCGACGGTTACGCGGCACATAATTGCTACGTAAAGGAACTATCGGTCGACGGCCAAGCTGACCAGGGAGTGAACGCCGGGAAACCGCTGCATCTTTTCGATCCAACGGGCGTAGGTTCGAGTGACGTGATTAACCCCGAAATCGTGTTTGCAGAAGGGGCTGACACCAGCATACCGTGGGGCACGTTGTACGGGGCCGCCGTCTCGTTACAGATGACGCTTAACTGCGGCGTCCAACGAGTTCGAGTGATAAATGCGAATGTTAACGGCATCAACCTCACCGGCACGCAGAATGTCAACGCGCATGCGAACGGGCCAGTTCCGGAGTCGTTCCAACAGCTCACAGCACCACTGACAGGGAATCCAGACGGCTTGGATGTGTATGTACCACCGGTGGTGATGGCGAGCATGTCAGCCTCAAACGTCCCCACAATAAACGGCTTCATACGCGACTGCGAAGTGGATCTCAATTTTCCTTTCTGGGTAGGAGGCACCCGGCCGGAATCCGGACATGGAAGAACAGGCGGTAGCGACGGCAGCCTTCCGATCCGAGCGGTCGGCTGTGCCTCGGTGGTGGTTGCCGGCAATCGCGTTGGAATCCACAACCAACCATCGAATTTTGCCCAGTTCCCGCCCGCTGCGCCGTATCAAAACTATCCAGAGGTTCCGCCCAATACGGACGATGCAATGGACTGTCCCGGCTGCTGGCACATGCTAATTATTGATAATATCATTACAAACTGTGGTGACGGCGTGGGCTCTGAAGGGAACGGCGTGATGACCGTAGCTCGAAACATTTTTCACAATTTTGGGTCCGTTGGCGTCGACGCGCCGTCAAATTCTGGAAAGACATGCAGCCAAACGATCATCGCCGACAACGTCTTCTTCCTATCGGCTGACTCCGGTCAACCGCAGATGGCCATAAACATTGACGAGCAAATCCCAAGTTCGCCAGGTGGCCTTGATCCCTACCGTAGTGGCCAAAACTTCGGCAGCGGCGACGTGTCACAGCAAGCGACGTCCCAGCAAGGCGATCTCATAATTTGTGATAATGTTTTTTATGGCCCAGGCAACAACATGATGATTAACCTCGCCGCTTGGGGCGCCATTGTTAAGGGGAATATCTTCGACTTTGCAGCAGGCGGGTCAGTAGAACCTGTATATAGTCATACACCTTACAACAATCCGCTTGAGTTTGTCGCGGTTGGAAGCGGAACGGACGGCTGGCCATTTCCCTCGTGCACAGGCATAGCAGTAAAGGGCAATCAGATCATTATCTCGGACAACATTTTCCGGAACGCTTGTCCTGCAGGGGAAACAAACGAGGACGTTATTGGGATATCATTCCCGAACAGTTTTCCCCCACCGCTGCAGGGAGTCGATACCACGCGGGTTATCATTAAGGGCAATATGTTCGACGGAACAATTGGCGTACCAATTCAGGACAATAGCTCCGGCTCGGACGGCCTGCTGGGCGTGCGGATCACAGATAACATCGGCGTGAATCCTGTCGGCCCACTAACCGTCTCACTGGTTGGCTCCTCGCCGCCGAACGGTACGGTGTTTGCTAATCCGTATCCTTATGACTGCCTAGTGAACGTCGCCGCTGGAATGAGCACGGTAACCGTGCACTTGTACGGCGTCGCTTTTGGAGCAATCGCCACTGGCCAGCAACGCGCGTTACTCGTGAAGGCTGGCGGTACGATAGAGCTTTCCTGGTCAGGTGGCGCAGCGCCAACATGGGCCTGGGCGGGCATGTAA
- a CDS encoding integrase core domain-containing protein — protein MHDSLSTGRTFRTMNIVDDCTCECLALEPSFSFGTHDVIRCFESIAFERGNLPETVRFDNGSEFTSRAMLQWAADQKVALHFIQPGKPTQNAKIESFNGRVRDEFLNAHSFSSPAHVKELAGPFKTDYNEVRPHSTLGGLTPKEFARKF, from the coding sequence ATGCACGACAGCCTAAGCACCGGTAGAACATTTCGTACCATGAACATCGTCGATGACTGCACCTGCGAGTGCTTAGCTCTCGAGCCGTCCTTCTCGTTCGGAACCCATGACGTCATCCGCTGCTTTGAATCGATTGCTTTTGAGCGCGGCAATCTGCCCGAAACCGTGCGATTTGACAACGGGAGCGAATTCACAAGCCGAGCAATGTTACAATGGGCTGCCGACCAGAAGGTTGCACTGCATTTCATTCAGCCTGGAAAGCCGACACAAAACGCAAAGATCGAATCGTTCAACGGCCGAGTTCGCGACGAATTCTTGAATGCTCACAGTTTCTCAAGCCCCGCTCACGTCAAAGAACTGGCCGGCCCTTTCAAGACGGACTATAATGAGGTTCGACCGCATTCAACGCTGGGCGGTCTCACTCCGAAAGAGTTTGCGAGGAAGTTCTAG
- a CDS encoding helix-turn-helix transcriptional regulator, translated as MEDEMEAFGKRVAAVRLEQRISQAELARKTGLGQPRISRIENGALAASVSVTTKLGDALRRNARELVAATDRDGYYVAEALSPEEIADELHMVSLQKSFDIVMLRAFYDRISTLFWAVYGGPYIAVNVNAEALYLDLRSRCARIIENSSLDIPALYFPDHLDPIEEDDVLSWEFIEGDIGRSAMALRHLEHQVNPSLEARQALETLLNDHLEIDVADNDIKLISELVASENRRWLARVDRASRRYAKGFKPPQAPDDDAK; from the coding sequence TTGGAGGATGAAATGGAAGCTTTTGGTAAACGCGTGGCCGCTGTCCGGCTCGAGCAAAGAATCTCACAAGCAGAACTGGCTCGTAAGACGGGTCTTGGTCAACCTCGCATTTCACGTATTGAAAATGGAGCGCTTGCCGCAAGTGTCAGCGTGACAACAAAGCTAGGAGATGCTCTGAGGCGAAACGCTCGCGAACTCGTGGCCGCGACGGATCGGGATGGATATTATGTCGCAGAGGCGCTTTCGCCTGAAGAAATAGCTGACGAACTACACATGGTAAGTCTGCAAAAGTCTTTCGACATAGTAATGCTTCGCGCATTTTACGATCGCATTTCGACACTCTTTTGGGCAGTGTACGGCGGACCGTATATCGCGGTTAACGTCAACGCCGAAGCCCTGTACCTAGATCTACGTTCGCGTTGCGCTCGTATTATTGAAAACTCGTCTCTGGATATTCCAGCGCTATACTTTCCCGACCACCTCGACCCCATCGAAGAAGACGACGTGCTGAGCTGGGAGTTCATAGAAGGCGATATTGGTCGTTCCGCTATGGCCCTCAGGCACCTCGAGCATCAGGTCAATCCTTCACTCGAAGCTAGGCAGGCGCTTGAGACGCTCCTAAACGATCACTTAGAGATTGATGTGGCCGATAACGACATCAAACTGATTAGTGAACTTGTCGCAAGCGAGAATCGCAGATGGCTCGCGCGTGTCGACCGTGCATCGCGACGGTACGCTAAAGGCTTTAAGCCCCCTCAGGCGCCGGATGATGATGCGAAGTAG
- a CDS encoding PHP domain-containing protein — MTFQSLLNLPNGARFYKCALQVNPYHYVQSEQKPTPFENETDYNRAMVEAMAAAGIAAIAVTDHQNVKSSITLSNAAREAGIHAFNGFELESKDGIHFLALFDASKDINVLDRILGSCGIVDGDRARNNPCDLESHALLSTIRQHEGVAIAPHAIMKKGLLYAGGRSRAALWRDTNLEAVGIHCPVVDIDAKYRDIISNVDPAYDRPRPVAILHCNDVWSPEQFKLPESTSLIKMSAFSLAALRQAFLDPESRVLLSSDVPPEREWNSSV, encoded by the coding sequence ATGACCTTTCAGTCGCTGCTGAACTTACCAAATGGAGCGCGGTTCTACAAGTGCGCACTCCAGGTGAATCCGTACCATTATGTTCAGAGCGAACAGAAGCCGACGCCGTTTGAAAACGAGACAGATTACAATCGGGCTATGGTTGAGGCTATGGCGGCCGCAGGCATCGCGGCGATCGCAGTAACGGACCATCAAAATGTAAAGTCTTCCATCACTCTGTCGAATGCGGCTCGGGAAGCCGGCATCCACGCCTTTAACGGTTTTGAGCTTGAGTCTAAAGATGGAATTCATTTTCTAGCCCTGTTTGACGCAAGCAAAGACATCAATGTTCTTGATCGTATTCTCGGCAGCTGTGGCATCGTCGATGGCGACCGAGCTCGCAACAATCCGTGCGATCTTGAATCACATGCATTATTATCGACTATTCGACAGCACGAAGGGGTTGCTATTGCCCCGCATGCCATCATGAAGAAAGGTTTATTATACGCCGGTGGCCGTAGCCGAGCCGCGCTTTGGAGAGATACGAATCTCGAGGCCGTCGGCATACACTGCCCAGTTGTAGATATAGACGCCAAATACCGGGACATAATCAGCAATGTAGACCCCGCGTATGACCGACCGCGGCCCGTCGCGATTTTGCACTGCAATGATGTCTGGTCGCCGGAGCAGTTCAAACTACCCGAATCGACGAGCCTGATAAAAATGTCTGCATTTTCGCTTGCCGCATTACGTCAGGCATTCCTAGATCCTGAATCCAGGGTTCTACTGAGCAGCGACGTTCCCCCGGAGCGAGAATGGAACTCATCGGTATAG
- a CDS encoding AAA family ATPase, whose protein sequence is MELIGIEWIGGFLDGVRLHLNDAMNVLIGGRGSGKSTVIESIRYALDLQPLSEDAKKVASNVQRYVLGNGAKVTLYLKTHTPSPKVFTIERTVPEPPIVRDDSGKTLDVKPSAVFEGIQVYGQHEIGEIAKSGSQMTDLLRRFVEKDENLAVSRINSQKQLESNRNAIVGLSSRIDTLTERLSALPALELKIERFEEMNVQSKLHAKTRLVQEEATIKRAKKLIEPIMQMQRDLKSRLPLDSGFVNQTAREQGGLDAGLEEVEATLLDLSSSLVTLAEGIGSVLSAADARLELAAAQWKLRSEANAEEYAAILRDLQEDNIDGTDYIALQAKLQELRPLNAELAATKSLLQKSQEDRRELLAQWDDVQRQQFALYDSAAKRLSKRLNGRLWVRVLFQADKAPLIRRIEKLGGRTKETKEVIGSDQFSLREFSRSVLDGRSAIRERYPNISEAQAEKLGSADLSFKLELQEIESSHNTEVLLNVGPPQGSVQWRLIDHLSTGQRATAVLLLLLIGTNAPLVIDQPEDDLDNAFISESIVRELRLSKKSRQFVFATHNANIPVLADAELIAGLFPEGEAGSGHAAIPIETVGSIDLPSVRDLVGQVLEGGRDAFDTRRVKYGY, encoded by the coding sequence ATGGAACTCATCGGTATAGAATGGATAGGAGGTTTTCTTGACGGCGTCCGGCTCCATCTCAACGATGCGATGAATGTTCTAATCGGAGGTCGAGGGAGCGGGAAGTCCACGGTCATCGAGAGTATCCGCTATGCACTGGATCTTCAGCCCTTAAGCGAAGATGCTAAGAAGGTCGCGAGCAATGTTCAACGCTACGTTCTTGGAAATGGAGCGAAGGTGACGCTTTACCTGAAGACACACACGCCGTCACCAAAAGTGTTCACGATAGAAAGAACCGTACCGGAACCACCTATTGTGCGTGACGATTCGGGTAAGACGCTAGACGTAAAACCTAGCGCGGTATTCGAAGGCATTCAGGTCTATGGACAGCACGAGATTGGAGAGATCGCAAAGTCGGGTAGTCAGATGACTGATCTGCTGAGACGATTCGTAGAGAAAGACGAGAATCTAGCCGTCTCTCGCATCAATTCGCAAAAGCAATTGGAAAGCAATAGGAACGCGATAGTTGGACTTTCTTCCCGCATCGATACTCTAACGGAACGTCTCTCGGCACTGCCCGCTCTCGAACTTAAGATCGAAAGATTCGAGGAAATGAACGTTCAGTCTAAACTTCACGCCAAAACACGTCTCGTCCAAGAAGAAGCAACAATAAAACGAGCAAAGAAGCTCATCGAGCCGATAATGCAAATGCAGCGTGACCTGAAGTCTCGATTGCCCTTAGATTCCGGGTTTGTCAATCAGACAGCACGCGAACAGGGCGGTCTTGATGCGGGACTAGAAGAAGTTGAAGCTACGTTGCTCGACCTTTCTTCGAGCTTGGTTACACTAGCAGAGGGCATCGGTAGTGTTCTAAGCGCTGCTGACGCTCGACTCGAATTGGCGGCGGCGCAATGGAAGTTGCGATCAGAAGCAAATGCGGAGGAATATGCTGCGATCCTTCGGGATTTGCAAGAGGACAACATTGATGGAACCGATTACATCGCGCTGCAGGCCAAGTTGCAAGAGCTTAGGCCGCTCAACGCCGAGTTGGCTGCGACTAAATCGCTGCTGCAGAAGTCCCAGGAAGACCGACGCGAGTTACTCGCTCAGTGGGATGATGTCCAACGACAACAGTTTGCGCTGTACGACAGCGCTGCTAAACGTCTCTCTAAGCGGTTGAACGGTCGACTGTGGGTTAGGGTGCTGTTTCAGGCCGACAAGGCGCCGCTTATCCGTCGGATTGAAAAACTTGGCGGTCGAACGAAGGAAACCAAGGAAGTGATCGGCTCCGACCAATTTTCGCTAAGGGAGTTCTCGCGAAGTGTACTGGATGGGCGGAGCGCTATTCGGGAGCGATATCCAAACATTTCTGAAGCGCAGGCCGAAAAACTGGGGTCTGCTGATCTGTCCTTCAAGCTAGAACTACAGGAGATCGAATCGTCTCACAACACCGAAGTTCTCCTCAACGTAGGGCCGCCGCAAGGAAGCGTTCAATGGCGCTTGATTGATCATCTCTCGACTGGTCAGCGCGCTACCGCTGTACTGCTACTTTTGCTAATAGGGACAAACGCTCCGCTCGTCATCGACCAGCCAGAAGATGATTTAGACAACGCGTTTATCAGCGAGTCCATCGTCCGAGAGCTACGGCTGTCCAAGAAAAGCCGTCAGTTTGTATTTGCCACGCACAACGCAAATATTCCAGTTTTGGCGGATGCCGAACTCATAGCAGGCTTATTTCCTGAAGGAGAAGCGGGCTCTGGACACGCGGCGATACCGATAGAGACAGTTGGTTCGATTGACTTGCCCAGCGTTCGTGATTTGGTCGGACAGGTCTTGGAAGGGGGGCGTGACGCATTCGACACGCGCCGAGTTAAATACGGATATTGA
- a CDS encoding HNH endonuclease, whose product MTKLESGKADLYERLRLDVTASGGSMLLLSPVDEWPQVFSVSLGSTSASVRVYIWHLTHDLARGDYKFQLTGVSGNQFVFESGVRTIVLGYYEPLRVYLAADANHRRGKFGRSPAIQTRQSLLDSANADGFCAFTKARTSESAIVLRRDVMASYLVEAHSIHAVVAGTNGVQQLNAMTALVGNPSSVILKPRAKAATTVVRSIRSFDFSNRIMIAYQHACCVCDIQMDLLDAAHIVPVGAPLGSDDTRNGLALCTLHHKAYDAGLLGIKPDYSIEISSNQSSYLHGIARSGGLDMFKANLRSSIALPYNKADRPDPSCLQLGLGSRNWKQ is encoded by the coding sequence ATGACAAAGCTTGAGTCAGGTAAGGCCGATCTTTACGAACGCTTGAGGTTGGATGTCACTGCGAGTGGCGGGTCCATGCTGCTGCTATCACCGGTAGACGAGTGGCCACAAGTGTTCTCTGTTTCACTGGGAAGCACATCAGCAAGCGTACGCGTTTATATTTGGCATCTCACGCATGACCTTGCTCGTGGCGACTATAAGTTTCAACTTACCGGCGTTTCAGGTAATCAATTCGTATTCGAAAGTGGCGTCCGCACGATAGTCCTTGGATATTACGAACCGTTGCGGGTTTACCTGGCTGCCGACGCGAATCATCGCAGAGGCAAATTTGGTCGATCGCCTGCGATTCAAACCCGCCAGAGTCTACTTGATAGTGCGAATGCGGACGGTTTTTGCGCGTTTACAAAGGCTCGCACGAGCGAGAGCGCGATCGTTCTGAGGCGGGATGTTATGGCGTCGTACTTAGTGGAAGCGCACTCCATCCATGCGGTCGTTGCCGGAACAAATGGCGTACAACAACTGAACGCGATGACTGCCCTAGTGGGAAACCCGTCATCAGTCATTCTGAAGCCTCGCGCAAAAGCGGCGACTACGGTGGTTCGTTCCATACGGAGTTTCGACTTCAGTAACCGAATCATGATTGCGTACCAACACGCGTGCTGCGTCTGCGATATTCAGATGGACCTTCTGGATGCCGCTCACATTGTGCCCGTCGGGGCTCCGCTCGGAAGCGACGACACTCGCAACGGTTTGGCGCTTTGTACGCTGCACCATAAAGCTTACGATGCTGGTTTGCTCGGGATAAAGCCGGACTATTCTATTGAAATAAGCAGTAACCAAAGCTCGTACCTTCATGGAATTGCGCGATCGGGGGGGCTCGACATGTTCAAGGCAAACTTGCGGTCGTCCATTGCGCTTCCGTACAACAAAGCGGACCGTCCTGACCCATCTTGCCTTCAACTTGGACTCGGATCGCGAAACTGGAAGCAATGA
- a CDS encoding AAA family ATPase translates to MSTVPVYQADDPASLAAAVEASRTALVEYNASKAAEPLLLHTIAKSSTLIGIDEAVYRQVEAAIKSGKRHLMLYGPPGTGKTQLASEIAAQVSSNGFTLVTGSADWTSQDLIGGYQPIGDGKISFIPGIMLRSFDRPIIIDELNRCDIDKVLGPMFTVLSGHTTTLPYRVDVANRDSEQYQIFGTFQPGYAEPKYSPGPEWRILATINTIDKASLYQMSYALSRRFAWIFIDVPIDLNGFLFEFITKRKNKTLTGGNLPLGTILQSVNSIRPIGSAPFIDIINHCLVVDANFDFSAAPDTGTSQSYLDAFMINVMPMLDGILQDEIRKVADAVIEQLDLEPGTASRFKQQMISIGL, encoded by the coding sequence ATGAGTACTGTTCCCGTCTACCAAGCCGACGATCCGGCATCATTGGCCGCAGCGGTTGAAGCGAGCCGGACAGCACTGGTAGAATATAACGCTTCGAAGGCGGCCGAGCCGCTGCTACTACACACCATCGCGAAAAGTTCGACTCTGATAGGAATTGACGAGGCCGTCTATCGTCAAGTTGAAGCCGCCATTAAATCGGGGAAGCGCCACCTGATGCTGTACGGGCCTCCTGGCACAGGGAAAACACAACTCGCCTCGGAGATTGCCGCGCAGGTCAGCTCGAACGGATTTACACTCGTAACAGGCTCGGCAGACTGGACCTCGCAGGATCTCATCGGCGGATATCAACCAATCGGCGACGGAAAAATCTCTTTCATCCCCGGCATCATGCTACGCTCCTTCGATCGCCCAATCATCATTGATGAGTTGAATCGTTGCGATATCGATAAAGTGCTTGGCCCAATGTTCACTGTGCTCTCGGGCCACACAACAACTCTTCCTTATCGCGTCGACGTTGCGAATAGGGACTCGGAACAATACCAAATCTTCGGGACCTTTCAGCCTGGGTACGCGGAACCAAAGTATTCTCCGGGACCCGAGTGGCGGATTCTTGCTACGATTAACACGATCGACAAGGCCTCGCTCTACCAGATGAGCTACGCATTGAGTCGTCGCTTCGCTTGGATTTTCATCGACGTGCCGATCGATCTCAATGGATTCTTGTTTGAATTTATAACGAAGCGCAAAAATAAAACATTGACCGGCGGGAATCTTCCTCTAGGAACGATCTTGCAATCAGTAAATTCCATTCGCCCGATTGGCTCAGCACCGTTTATCGACATCATAAATCACTGCCTGGTCGTAGACGCTAATTTCGATTTTTCTGCGGCACCTGACACCGGAACGTCGCAAAGTTACCTGGACGCATTCATGATAAATGTCATGCCAATGCTCGATGGAATCTTGCAGGATGAGATTCGCAAGGTGGCTGATGCAGTGATCGAACAATTAGACCTTGAGCCGGGCACCGCCAGCCGGTTCAAACAACAGATGATTTCCATCGGGTTGTGA